From a region of the Burkholderia sp. PAMC 26561 genome:
- a CDS encoding 1-aminocyclopropane-1-carboxylate deaminase, with protein sequence MNLKKFPRHALTFGPTPIQPLKRLSEHLGGKVELYAKREDCNSGLAFGGNKTRKLEYLIPEAIAQGCDTLVSIGGIQSNQTRQVAAVAAHLGMKCVLVQENWVNYSDAVYDRVGNIQMSRIMGADVRLVADGFDIGFRKSWEDALESVRQAGGKPYAIPAGCSDHPLGGLGFVGFAEEVRQQEAELGFKFDYIVVCSVTGSTQAGMVVGFAADGRADRVIGIDASAKPEKTREQIHRIARQTAEQVELGQDIKASDIVLDERYGGPEYGLPNEGTLDAIRLCAKLEGVLTDPVYEGKSMHGMIDKVKRGEFPAGSKVLYAHLGGVPALNAYSFIFREG encoded by the coding sequence ATGAATCTGAAGAAATTTCCGCGGCATGCACTGACGTTTGGCCCCACGCCAATCCAGCCGCTCAAGCGTTTATCGGAACATCTGGGCGGGAAAGTCGAGCTGTATGCGAAGCGCGAGGACTGCAACAGCGGGCTGGCATTCGGCGGCAATAAAACCCGCAAGCTCGAATATCTGATCCCCGAGGCGATTGCGCAGGGCTGCGATACGCTGGTGTCCATCGGCGGAATTCAGTCGAACCAGACGCGACAGGTCGCCGCCGTCGCCGCGCATCTGGGCATGAAATGCGTGCTCGTGCAGGAGAACTGGGTCAACTATTCGGACGCGGTGTATGACCGTGTCGGTAATATCCAGATGTCGCGGATCATGGGCGCCGATGTCAGGCTCGTGGCGGATGGCTTTGATATCGGTTTCCGCAAGAGCTGGGAGGACGCGCTGGAAAGCGTCAGGCAGGCAGGCGGCAAACCTTATGCGATTCCTGCGGGCTGCTCGGATCATCCGCTTGGCGGGCTGGGATTCGTCGGCTTTGCGGAGGAAGTGCGGCAGCAGGAAGCGGAACTTGGCTTCAAGTTCGATTACATCGTGGTGTGCTCGGTGACGGGCAGCACGCAAGCGGGCATGGTGGTGGGGTTTGCAGCGGATGGACGCGCGGATCGGGTGATTGGTATCGATGCATCGGCGAAACCTGAGAAAACCCGCGAGCAGATCCACCGGATTGCGCGGCAAACGGCGGAGCAGGTTGAACTCGGGCAGGACATCAAAGCGAGCGATATCGTGCTGGACGAGCGTTACGGCGGCCCCGAATATGGTCTGCCAAATGAAGGCACGCTCGATGCAATCCGCCTTTGCGCAAAGCTGGAAGGCGTGCTGACCGACCCGGTCTACGAAGGCAAGTCGATGCACGGCATGATCGACAAGGTAAAACGCGGGGAATTTCCGGCGGGATCGAAGGTGCTTTATGCGCATTTAGGCGGCGTACCGGCGCTCAACGCTTACAGCTTCATCTTTCGCGAGGGATAA
- the ppnP gene encoding pyrimidine/purine nucleoside phosphorylase: MASDTTNTQFDNASIIKRANIYFDGKCVSHTVLLGDGTRKTLGVIFPASLTFSTQAAEQIDVTAGRCRVRNPGEEQWREYGPGESIAVPANTSFDIEVIETLDYVCHYF; the protein is encoded by the coding sequence ATGGCATCGGACACGACCAATACGCAATTCGACAACGCGTCGATCATCAAGCGCGCGAACATTTACTTCGATGGAAAATGTGTATCGCATACCGTCCTGCTTGGCGACGGAACGCGCAAGACGCTAGGGGTCATATTCCCCGCATCGCTGACGTTCTCGACACAAGCCGCCGAGCAAATCGATGTCACCGCAGGCCGCTGCCGCGTGCGAAATCCCGGCGAGGAACAATGGCGCGAGTACGGTCCGGGTGAATCGATCGCGGTGCCGGCTAATACCAGTTTCGATATTGAAGTGATCGAGACGCTAGATTACGTCTGCCATTATTTTTGA
- the tssJ gene encoding type VI secretion system lipoprotein TssJ yields the protein MSNKINRCAILSAALCTSLLVTSCGIAQSVKTGTVDAAKWAFTTQVKAMNLDLISRSSLNTNGAGQSLSTVLRVYQLKTPQAFEQLDYAQLQSNDLDALKPDLLTTTDVVLRPNANASISEPMSDDTEYVAIVAFFREDNQRATWRMVLPRKQWKQSDPVRIEVKDSSMALIGKGPQAVKQQATVRSTPRPVLDPQPTKTVVTAQGTVPKPAGKLTSSLDDWTRPVD from the coding sequence ATGAGCAATAAAATCAACCGCTGCGCGATCTTGTCTGCCGCGCTGTGCACCAGCCTGCTCGTCACCAGCTGCGGCATCGCCCAGTCTGTGAAAACCGGGACCGTGGACGCAGCGAAGTGGGCATTCACCACCCAGGTCAAGGCGATGAACCTCGACCTCATAAGCCGGTCGTCGTTGAATACGAACGGCGCGGGACAATCATTGTCTACAGTGCTCCGCGTCTATCAGTTGAAGACGCCACAGGCGTTTGAGCAACTCGATTATGCGCAGCTACAAAGCAATGATCTGGACGCTCTGAAACCCGACCTCTTGACCACAACGGACGTCGTGCTTCGGCCGAATGCAAACGCGAGCATCAGCGAACCGATGAGTGACGATACGGAGTATGTTGCGATCGTGGCGTTCTTCCGGGAGGACAATCAACGAGCAACTTGGCGGATGGTGCTGCCACGTAAGCAGTGGAAGCAGAGTGATCCTGTTCGCATCGAGGTGAAGGACAGTTCGATGGCGCTTATCGGCAAGGGGCCGCAGGCGGTCAAGCAACAGGCGACGGTGCGCAGTACACCTCGTCCAGTGCTTGACCCGCAGCCGACTAAAACGGTCGTGACGGCACAAGGCACGGTACCGAAGCCAGCAGGAAAGCTTACCTCTTCACTTGACGACTGGACGCGGCCAGTCGACTAG
- the tssG gene encoding type VI secretion system baseplate subunit TssG: MNFMRFCELLELAAPDDAPLGTTDSPSNELVRFRSRQRLGFPGKEIDAVEYDYDDVSKPPSVRTTFLGLYGVDAHMPSYFIDEVAQNRDGAEPLSAFLDMFHHRIATQFYRAWRKYRFPAGFKKGGTDEVSRCLVSLVGLGIGHPSIEKTVGTRKLLSMLGLAGQRTRTAEGLAGVLQHAVPDARITVAEFHPVWIHLTEFEPTALGENCVLGRGFYDRGNCVRVVITPITCESVLGLTPGRQLHGEIMALLRFYLGYEANAHLEMHVSPELMPRADIASDQVRLGYTSQLEQLERPYKTGVITRVQLGTWNGQSENTEHRNEQ; encoded by the coding sequence ATGAACTTCATGCGTTTCTGCGAATTGCTTGAGCTCGCTGCGCCCGACGACGCGCCGCTTGGCACTACCGATTCGCCATCGAACGAGCTCGTTCGCTTCCGGTCGCGTCAACGCCTGGGCTTTCCTGGCAAGGAGATCGATGCAGTCGAGTACGACTACGACGACGTATCCAAGCCACCCTCTGTGCGCACGACCTTTCTCGGTCTTTACGGCGTCGATGCGCACATGCCATCGTATTTCATCGATGAAGTCGCGCAGAACCGCGACGGCGCCGAACCGCTGTCGGCGTTTCTCGACATGTTCCACCATCGCATTGCGACGCAGTTTTATCGGGCGTGGAGAAAGTATCGCTTCCCGGCGGGCTTTAAAAAGGGCGGCACGGACGAAGTTTCGCGTTGTCTGGTAAGCCTCGTGGGATTGGGTATCGGGCATCCATCGATCGAAAAGACGGTCGGTACGCGCAAGTTGCTCTCGATGCTTGGTCTCGCCGGCCAGCGCACGCGTACGGCCGAGGGACTCGCGGGCGTGCTGCAACACGCCGTACCCGATGCAAGGATCACCGTCGCGGAATTCCATCCGGTCTGGATTCATCTGACCGAATTCGAGCCGACCGCATTAGGCGAGAACTGCGTGCTCGGACGCGGTTTCTACGATCGCGGCAATTGCGTGCGCGTGGTCATCACACCCATAACGTGTGAGTCGGTGTTAGGCCTTACGCCTGGCCGCCAACTTCACGGTGAAATCATGGCGCTGCTGCGGTTTTACCTCGGGTACGAAGCAAATGCACATCTGGAGATGCACGTCTCTCCAGAGTTGATGCCGAGGGCGGATATCGCTTCAGACCAGGTTCGTCTTGGATACACAAGCCAGTTGGAGCAACTCGAGCGCCCGTACAAAACAGGCGTCATCACGCGTGTGCAACTCGGCACATGGAATGGCCAAAGCGAAAACACGGAACACCGCAATGAGCAATAA
- the tssE gene encoding type VI secretion system baseplate subunit TssE translates to MTHGGPGLFEALTGHFANGDPIDLHNRNQQTFLSVRDNIQRILNSRRDSLAHLPDYGLGDLSKVYRHMPASAHTLRREIESTLLKYEPRLKAIEIEPADKHDNMLLSFTMTCHLHQTGLVRFGTHFAPDGKAHLTTQDER, encoded by the coding sequence GTGACGCACGGCGGCCCCGGTTTGTTCGAAGCACTGACGGGTCACTTCGCCAACGGCGATCCGATAGACCTCCATAATCGCAACCAGCAAACGTTCTTGTCGGTGCGCGACAACATCCAGCGGATCTTGAACAGCCGCCGCGACAGCCTTGCCCATCTGCCTGATTATGGTCTGGGTGATTTATCAAAGGTCTATCGGCACATGCCTGCGTCCGCGCATACGCTGCGGCGTGAGATCGAAAGTACGCTGCTCAAGTATGAGCCACGACTGAAGGCCATCGAAATCGAACCAGCCGACAAGCACGACAACATGCTGCTCAGCTTCACGATGACGTGTCATTTGCATCAAACCGGGCTCGTGCGTTTTGGTACGCATTTCGCACCCGATGGAAAAGCGCACCTCACGACACAGGACGAACGCTAA
- a CDS encoding phosphodiesterase, with protein MLLAQISDLHIKVPGALAYRKVDTAACLRRCVERLNTMSPRPDAVLVTGDLTDFGTVEEYRHVADCLKPLTMPVYVMVGNHDDRATLREVFDADYLRKAGAGGDFVQFAFDLGELRVIALDSQIPHASPGTLCDARLQWLGQQLDEARERPVIVALHHPPFATGIGHMDDMALDAETAGKLEALIAKHPNVERVLCGHVHRPVHRRFGGTIASIAPSTAHQVVLDLHADAPSRFVLEPGAFALHYWNAGVGMVSHHAYVEQFDGPYPFFDVDGALVD; from the coding sequence ATGCTGTTAGCTCAAATTTCCGACCTGCATATCAAGGTTCCTGGTGCGCTGGCTTATCGAAAAGTCGATACCGCCGCTTGTCTGCGCCGTTGTGTGGAGCGTCTCAACACGATGAGTCCGCGACCCGATGCGGTCCTGGTGACGGGGGACCTGACAGACTTCGGGACAGTGGAAGAGTACCGGCATGTGGCCGATTGCCTGAAGCCGCTGACGATGCCGGTGTATGTAATGGTCGGCAATCACGACGACCGCGCCACGCTGCGCGAAGTATTCGATGCCGATTATTTGCGGAAAGCGGGTGCAGGTGGCGACTTCGTGCAATTCGCGTTCGATCTTGGCGAGTTACGGGTCATCGCGCTGGATTCGCAAATTCCTCATGCAAGTCCCGGCACTTTGTGTGACGCGCGCTTGCAGTGGCTCGGACAGCAGTTGGACGAAGCACGTGAGCGGCCGGTTATCGTCGCGTTGCATCATCCGCCGTTTGCAACCGGTATCGGACATATGGACGACATGGCGCTCGACGCCGAAACTGCCGGCAAGCTCGAGGCGCTGATCGCGAAGCATCCGAACGTGGAACGTGTGTTGTGCGGGCATGTGCATCGGCCGGTGCATCGACGTTTTGGCGGGACGATCGCATCGATCGCGCCATCGACTGCGCATCAGGTCGTGCTTGATCTTCATGCCGATGCGCCATCGCGTTTTGTGCTTGAACCCGGCGCGTTCGCGCTGCATTACTGGAACGCGGGCGTCGGGATGGTTTCACATCACGCGTATGTCGAGCAGTTTGACGGGCCGTATCCTTTTTTTGATGTGGATGGGGCTTTGGTGGATTAG
- a CDS encoding ABC transporter ATP-binding protein, with protein sequence MRLEAVPVTLSRCAKTFRGQRVLEPVDLSIEPGETLVLLGPSGCGKTTTLRLIAGLEKPDAGGHVRFGADDVTALPIERRQVGMVFQNYALFPNLTVRGNVGYGLRIQKVEASAARRRVDELLAMTELTAHADKPITELSGGQRQRVALARALAPRPRVLLLDEPLTALDARLRETLRAEMNALLRELRVTSIYVTHDQSEAMALADRIVVMSAGRIEQCGTPREIYYQPATRAVAQFIGTLNRVAGECRDDAFIASGGAINVKGLVAQLRVQDGARSEVFFRPEDAELVNPESAQLRGAVESAMFLGERTRLRIKDAAADALTVDVPGRVELAQGTIVGISVRDEGWVALH encoded by the coding sequence ATGAGACTCGAAGCCGTCCCAGTCACCCTCAGCCGATGCGCGAAAACGTTCCGCGGACAACGCGTGCTCGAACCCGTCGATTTATCGATAGAACCCGGCGAAACGCTTGTATTGCTTGGGCCATCGGGTTGCGGCAAGACGACTACGTTGCGTTTGATCGCCGGGCTCGAAAAACCCGACGCGGGTGGCCATGTCCGCTTTGGCGCCGACGATGTCACCGCACTGCCTATTGAACGTCGTCAGGTCGGCATGGTATTCCAGAACTATGCGCTGTTCCCGAACCTCACGGTGCGCGGCAACGTGGGTTATGGTCTGCGCATTCAGAAGGTGGAGGCATCGGCGGCGCGTCGCCGGGTCGATGAATTGCTGGCGATGACCGAACTCACCGCGCACGCCGACAAGCCGATCACCGAGCTGTCCGGCGGGCAGCGGCAACGCGTTGCACTCGCACGCGCATTGGCGCCGAGACCGCGTGTATTGTTGCTCGATGAACCCCTGACCGCGCTCGATGCACGTCTGCGCGAAACCCTCCGCGCCGAAATGAACGCACTGCTGCGCGAGCTTCGCGTGACGAGCATTTACGTCACGCACGATCAGTCGGAGGCGATGGCCCTTGCTGACCGCATTGTGGTGATGAGTGCAGGGCGGATTGAACAATGCGGCACGCCGCGCGAAATCTATTACCAGCCCGCGACGCGCGCGGTCGCGCAGTTCATCGGCACGTTGAATCGTGTCGCCGGTGAGTGCCGCGATGATGCGTTCATTGCATCCGGCGGCGCGATCAACGTGAAGGGACTTGTCGCGCAGTTGCGTGTTCAGGATGGCGCACGGTCAGAAGTATTTTTCCGTCCGGAGGACGCCGAACTCGTCAATCCCGAGTCCGCGCAATTACGCGGCGCGGTGGAGTCGGCCATGTTCCTTGGCGAACGCACGCGCCTCAGGATCAAGGATGCTGCCGCCGATGCGTTGACTGTCGATGTCCCTGGACGTGTGGAACTTGCGCAAGGGACTATTGTAGGGATATCGGTACGCGACGAGGGCTGGGTCGCGCTGCACTAA
- a CDS encoding ABC transporter permease, whose product MQDSTFSTRARIALLAPALAVFIAFWLLPLVALLQASAVPNALSAYREVLTNARYLHSLVATIALSLAVTAATLVLSTVAGLFLARRDVPAKRLLVALLTFPLAFPGVVVGFMVIMLAGRQGLIGAISTRLTGDRWVFAYSLSGLFLGYLYFSIPRVIVTVMAAATKLDASLEEAARSLGASPWRIFADVVLPALMPALIAAGAVCFATAMGAFGTAFTLATDLDVLPMTIYTEFTLNANLATAAALSIVLGLVTWAVLAVARSLTGATVAANA is encoded by the coding sequence ATGCAAGATTCCACCTTCTCCACGCGCGCACGGATTGCGTTGCTCGCGCCGGCGCTCGCGGTGTTCATCGCGTTCTGGTTGCTGCCGCTCGTTGCGCTGCTGCAGGCGAGCGCCGTGCCCAATGCGTTGAGCGCGTATCGCGAGGTGCTGACCAACGCGCGCTATCTGCACAGCCTCGTCGCGACGATCGCGTTGTCACTGGCGGTGACAGCGGCGACGCTGGTATTGTCGACAGTGGCGGGCTTGTTCCTCGCTCGCCGGGATGTGCCGGCGAAGCGCCTGCTGGTCGCGTTGCTGACGTTCCCGCTCGCGTTTCCGGGCGTGGTGGTGGGATTCATGGTGATCATGCTGGCCGGACGCCAGGGTTTGATCGGCGCCATCTCCACGCGGCTCACCGGCGATCGCTGGGTGTTTGCGTACTCGCTCAGCGGTTTGTTCCTCGGCTATCTCTACTTCTCCATACCGCGCGTGATCGTCACCGTCATGGCGGCTGCGACCAAGCTCGATGCGTCGCTCGAAGAGGCGGCGCGTTCGCTGGGTGCATCGCCGTGGCGGATCTTCGCCGATGTTGTCCTGCCCGCCCTGATGCCCGCGTTGATCGCGGCGGGAGCCGTCTGTTTCGCGACCGCGATGGGCGCATTCGGCACGGCGTTCACGCTCGCCACCGACCTCGACGTCTTGCCTATGACCATCTACACCGAGTTCACGCTCAACGCGAACCTGGCAACGGCGGCGGCCTTGTCGATTGTGCTGGGTCTTGTCACGTGGGCGGTGCTGGCGGTTGCGCGCAGTCTGACCGGCGCGACCGTCGCGGCCAATGCATGA
- a CDS encoding ABC transporter substrate-binding protein, whose translation MKIRQLLATLLAATATFCAAGAAYADGTAICYNCPPEWADWASQIEAIQKQTGIRVPFDNKNSGQAIAQMMAEQKSPIADVVYLGVSSAFQAKDKDLVQPYKPAHWNDIPAGMKDPNGYWFAIHSGTLGFFVNKDALDGKPVPRSWADLLKPEYKGMVGYLDPSSAFVGYAGAVAVNQALGGTLDNFKPGLDWFAKMKSNAPIVPKQTAYARVMSGEIPILLDYDFDAYRAKYKDHANVEFVIPKEGTIVVPYVMSLVKGAPHQANGEKVLDFVLSDAGQRLWANAFLRPVRGGTLPPDVAAKFLPASDYARAKDVDFAKMAAKQSAFGEEYLRVMH comes from the coding sequence ATGAAAATCCGTCAACTCCTCGCCACGCTGCTTGCCGCGACGGCCACCTTTTGCGCGGCTGGCGCCGCGTATGCCGACGGCACCGCGATCTGCTACAACTGCCCGCCGGAATGGGCTGACTGGGCGAGCCAGATCGAAGCCATCCAGAAGCAGACGGGCATTCGTGTTCCCTTCGACAACAAGAACTCCGGCCAGGCCATCGCGCAGATGATGGCCGAGCAGAAGAGCCCGATTGCCGACGTGGTGTATCTCGGCGTGTCGTCGGCGTTCCAGGCGAAGGACAAGGATCTCGTGCAGCCGTACAAGCCGGCGCACTGGAACGATATCCCGGCCGGCATGAAGGACCCGAACGGTTACTGGTTCGCAATCCACTCCGGTACGCTGGGCTTTTTCGTGAACAAGGACGCGCTCGATGGCAAACCCGTGCCGCGTTCATGGGCTGATTTGTTGAAGCCGGAATACAAGGGCATGGTCGGGTATCTGGATCCATCGTCCGCGTTCGTGGGGTACGCCGGCGCGGTTGCGGTGAACCAGGCGCTGGGCGGTACGCTCGATAACTTCAAGCCCGGCCTCGACTGGTTTGCGAAGATGAAATCCAACGCGCCGATCGTGCCGAAGCAGACTGCGTACGCGCGTGTGATGTCCGGTGAGATTCCAATCCTGCTCGACTATGACTTCGATGCTTATCGAGCGAAATACAAGGATCACGCGAACGTGGAGTTCGTGATTCCGAAGGAAGGGACCATCGTCGTGCCGTATGTGATGAGTCTTGTCAAAGGCGCACCGCATCAGGCGAATGGCGAGAAGGTGCTTGATTTCGTACTGTCCGACGCAGGACAGCGCTTGTGGGCCAATGCGTTCCTGCGTCCGGTGCGTGGCGGTACGCTGCCGCCCGATGTCGCCGCCAAATTCCTGCCGGCATCCGACTATGCGCGTGCGAAGGATGTCGATTTCGCGAAGATGGCTGCGAAGCAAAGTGCGTTCGGCGAAGAGTATCTTCGTGTGATGCACTGA
- a CDS encoding substrate-binding domain-containing protein, with the protein MHSTIRDVAAHSGVSIATVSRALNTPELLNAETLAKVRESIEALDFMPSARGRQLRGVRTRLVGVVVPTLANPVFAESLQGIDEAASASGYRLMLMTTAYDSARERRAIETLREQRVDGLIATVADAESNPLLNELDRIGLPYVLAHNDTACRAAVSVDNRRAARDGVRALLQRGHKRILMLAGSFAESDRARLRYRGYENAMLDAGLTPYAPLEMDFNAEELPASLLAHLSDPLRRPTALFCSNDRLAMIVIRGLRHAGLLVPGDISVLGFDGIPLGEWLSTALSSVATPNREIGRHAWRHLAKQLGLPDSKAIDEAANEANEPIPFKLPHNVRTGATIASYIEPAARMAALEPENPA; encoded by the coding sequence CGAGACGCTCGCAAAGGTGCGCGAGTCCATCGAAGCGCTGGATTTCATGCCCAGCGCGCGCGGCCGGCAGCTTCGTGGGGTGCGCACGCGGCTCGTCGGCGTGGTCGTGCCGACGCTCGCCAATCCGGTGTTTGCAGAGTCGCTGCAAGGTATCGATGAAGCTGCGTCCGCCAGCGGCTATCGGCTGATGCTGATGACCACCGCCTACGACAGTGCGCGCGAACGCCGCGCCATCGAAACCTTGCGCGAGCAGCGCGTGGACGGCCTGATTGCGACCGTGGCCGACGCCGAATCCAATCCGCTGCTCAATGAACTCGATCGCATCGGGTTGCCGTATGTGCTCGCGCATAATGACACCGCGTGCCGTGCGGCGGTATCGGTGGATAACAGGCGGGCCGCGCGCGATGGCGTGCGCGCACTCCTGCAGCGCGGCCACAAACGCATCCTGATGCTTGCCGGGTCGTTTGCCGAATCGGATCGCGCCCGGCTGCGGTATCGCGGATATGAAAATGCGATGCTCGACGCCGGCCTCACGCCCTACGCGCCGCTCGAGATGGACTTCAACGCGGAAGAGTTGCCGGCCAGCTTGCTCGCGCATCTCTCGGACCCGTTGCGCCGGCCGACTGCGCTTTTCTGCAGCAACGACCGCCTCGCGATGATCGTGATCCGCGGCCTGCGTCATGCGGGTCTGCTGGTTCCCGGCGATATCTCCGTGCTCGGCTTCGATGGCATTCCACTCGGCGAGTGGTTATCGACCGCGCTTTCGAGTGTCGCCACGCCGAATCGCGAGATCGGCCGGCACGCATGGCGTCATCTGGCGAAGCAGCTCGGTTTGCCCGACAGCAAAGCCATCGACGAAGCCGCGAACGAAGCTAATGAGCCCATTCCCTTCAAGTTGCCTCATAACGTGCGAACCGGCGCGACTATCGCGTCATACATCGAACCTGCGGCCCGGATGGCCGCTCTCGAACCGGAGAATCCTGCATGA